The following coding sequences lie in one Syngnathoides biaculeatus isolate LvHL_M chromosome 16, ASM1980259v1, whole genome shotgun sequence genomic window:
- the LOC133514958 gene encoding dynamin-2 isoform X5: protein MGNRGMEDLIPLINKLQDAFSSIGQSCNLDLPQIAVVGGQSAGKSSVLENFVGRDFLPRGSGIVTRRPLILQLVNNKAEYAEFLHCKSKKFVDFEEVRAEIEAETDRITGSNKGISNIPINLRVFSPHVLNLTLIDLPGMTKVAVGDQPADIEHQIREMLMQFITKDSCLILAVTPANTDLANSDALKIAKEVDPQGVRTIGVITKLDLMDEGTDAKDILENKLLPLRRGYIGVVNRSQKDIDGKKDIRAALAAERKFFLSHPAYRHMAERMGTPHLQKALNQQLTNHIRDTLPGLRSKLQSQMLSLEKEVEEYKNFRPDDPTRKTKALLQMVQQFGVDFEKCIEGSGDQVDTNELSGGAKINRIFHERFPFELVKIVFDEKELRREISHAIKNVHGVRTGLFTPDLAFEAIVKKLILKLKEPSLKCVDLVVSELTALAMKCAVKLTSYPRLREETERIVTTHIREREGKSKDQVLLLIDIELSYINTNHEDFIGFANAQQRNTAANKKRAMPNQVIRKGWLTINISIMKGGSKEYWFVLTAESLSWYKDEEEKEKKYMLPLDNLKIRDVEKGFMSTKHIFAIFNTEQRNVYKDLRQVELACDSQEDVDSWKASFLRAGVYPEKDQTENEEAAPTDTFSMDPQLERQVETIRNLVDSYIGIINKSIRDLVPKTIMHLMINSAKDFIHSELLAYLYSSADQNSLMEESADQAQRRDEMLRMYHALKEALHIIGDITASTISTPVPPPVNNTWIQEASPTPQRRPPPSAAPPPNRPPAVRGPTPGPPINPSPVFGAVPHNPSPGFGAPPIPSRPGPAPAGFNNLQDPFSAPPQIPSRPARIPPGVPSRRPPGAPSHRPTIIRPAEPSLLD, encoded by the exons ATGGGGAACCGGGGCATGGAAGACCTGATTCCCCTCATCAACAAGCTCCAGGACGCCTTCAGCTCCATCGGGCAGAGTTGCAATTTGGACCTTCCTCAGATTGCCGTGGTCGGAGGGCAGAGTGCTGGGAAAAGCTCCGTTTTGGAGAATTTTGTCGGCAG GGACTTTCTTCCACGAGGATCTGGCATTGTTACCCGCAGACCTCTCATTTTGCAGCTGGTCAACAATAAAGCAG AATATGCCGAATTCCTGCACTGCAAGTCAAAGAAGTTTGTGGATTTTGAAGAGGTGCGTGCAGAAATTGAAGCGGAGACCGACAGGATTACGGGCTCCAACAAAGGCATCTCCAACATCCCAATTAACTTGAGAGTCTTTTCTCCTCATG TTTTGAACCTGACGCTGATCGACCTTCCGGGAATGACCAAAGTCGCCGTGGGAGACCAGCCAGCGGACATCGAGCATCAGATCAGAGAAATGCTGATGCAGTTCATCACCAAGGACAGCTGTCTGATCCTGGCCGTCACGCCCGCCAACACTGACTTGGCCAACTCGGACGCCCTGAAGATCGCCAAGGAGGTGGACCCGCAAG GTGTGCGCACAATCGGCGTCATAACAAAACTGGACCTGATGGACGAGGGGACGGACGCAAAGGACATCCTCGAAAACAAGCTTTTGCCACTGCGAAGAG GGTACATTGGCGTGGTGAACCGGAGTCAGAAAGACATTGACGGCAAGAAGGACATTCGTGCTGCTTTGGCGGCCGAGAGGAAGTTCTTCCTGTCACATCCTGCCTACAGGCACATGGCGGAGCGGATGGGGACGCCGCATCTTCAAAAGGCTCTCAACCAG CAACTGACCAATCACATCAGAGACACACTTCCAGGTCTGCGCAGCAAACTGCAGAGTCAGATGCTCTCGCTGGAGAAGGAAGTGGAGGAGTACAAGAACTTCCGTCCAGATGACCCAACACGCAAGACCAAGGCCTTGTTGCA GATGGTGCAGCAGTTTGGTGTGGACTTTGAGAAGTGCATCGAAGGCTCCGGAGACCAGGTGGACACCAACGAGCTGTCTGGAGGTGCCAAGATCAACCGCATCTTCCATGAACGCTTCCCGTTTGAGTTAGTCAAG ATTGTATTTGATGAGAAGGAGCTGCGGCGGGAAATCAGTCACGCAATCAAGAATGTTCATGGCGTCAG AACGGGGCTCTTCACCCCCGACCTGGCTTTCGAGGCGATAGTCAAAAAGCTGATCCTCAAACTCAAAGAGCCCAGTCTCAAATGTGTGGACCTGGTTGTGTCCGAACTCACCGCACTGGCCATGAAGTGCGCCGTTAAG CTCACTTCCTACCCAAGGTTGcgggaggagacggagaggatTGTGACCACTCACATCAgagaaagggaaggaaagagcAAGGACCAG GTTCTGCTGCTGATTGACATTGAACTGTCCTACATCAACACCAACCACGAGGACTTCATTGGCTTTGCTAA TGCGCAGCAGAGGAATACAGCAGCGAACAAGAAGCGGGCCATGCCCAACCAG GTGATAAGGAAAGGCTGGTTGACCATCAACATTAGCATCATGAAGGGGGGCTCCAAGGAGTACTGGTTCGTCCTCACCGCAGAGTCCCTGTCGTGGTACAAAGACGAGGAG GAAAAAGAGAAGAAGTACATGCTGCCCCTGGATAACCTGAAGATCAGAGACGTGGAGAAAGGCTTCATGTCCACAAAGCACATCTTTGCAATTTTCAACACAGAGCAGCG GAACGTGTATAAGGATTTGCGGCAAGTAGAGCTAGCATGCGACTCTCAGGAGGATGtggacagctggaaagcgtcctTCCTCAGGGCCGGCGTTTACCCAGAGAAGGATCAG ACGGAGAACGAGGAGGCGGCCCCGACGGACACCTTCTCCATGGACCCTCAGTTGGAGCGTCAGGTGGAAACCATCCGCAACCTGGTGGATTCCTACATCGGCATCATCAACAAATCCATCAGGGACTTGGTACCCAAGACCATCATGCACCTTATGATCAACAGC GCGAAGGACTTCATCCACTCTGAACTGCTGGCCTACTTGTACTCGTCGGCCGACCAGAACAGCCTCATGGAGGAGTCTGCCGACCAGGCGCAGCGCAGGGACGAAATGCTGCGCATGTACCACGCCCTCAAGGAGGCGCTGCACATCATCGGAGACATCACCGCCAGCACCATCAGCACGCCCGTGCCCCCGCCTGTAAATAACACCTGGATACAGGAGGCCAG CCCAACCCCTCAGCGTAGGCCGCCCCCATCTGCAGCCCCGCCCCCCAACCGCCCGCCCGCCGTCCGCGGCCCGACGCCCGGACCCCCCATCAACCCTTCACCGGTTTTCGGGGCCGTTCCGCACAACCCGTCTCCGGGCTTCGGCGCCCCTCCCATCCCTTCTCGGCCTGGCCCTGCGCCCGCGGGCTTCAACAACCTACAGGACCCCTTCAGCGCACCCCCGCAGATTCCCTCCCGGCCCGCACGTATCCCACCCGGCGTTCCCAG CCGAAGACCCCCTGGTGCTCCCTCTCACCGTCCCACCATTATCCGCCCTGCCGAGCCCTCACTGCTAGACTAG
- the LOC133514958 gene encoding dynamin-2 isoform X4, which produces MGNRGMEDLIPLINKLQDAFSSIGQSCNLDLPQIAVVGGQSAGKSSVLENFVGRDFLPRGSGIVTRRPLILQLVNNKAEYAEFLHCKSKKFVDFEEVRAEIEAETDRITGSNKGISNIPINLRVFSPHVLNLTLIDLPGMTKVAVGDQPADIEHQIREMLMQFITKDSCLILAVTPANTDLANSDALKIAKEVDPQGVRTIGVITKLDLMDEGTDAKDILENKLLPLRRGYIGVVNRSQKDIDGKKDIRAALAAERKFFLSHPAYRHMAERMGTPHLQKALNQQLTNHIRDTLPGLRSKLQSQMLSLEKEVEEYKNFRPDDPTRKTKALLQMVQQFGVDFEKCIEGSGDQVDTNELSGGAKINRIFHERFPFELVKIVFDEKELRREISHAIKNVHGVRTGLFTPDLAFEAIVKKLILKLKEPSLKCVDLVVSELTALAMKCAVKLTSYPRLREETERIVTTHIREREGKSKDQVLLLIDIELSYINTNHEDFIGFANAQQRNTAANKKRAMPNQGEILVIRKGWLTINISIMKGGSKEYWFVLTAESLSWYKDEEEKEKKYMLPLDNLKIRDVEKGFMSTKHIFAIFNTEQRNVYKDLRQVELACDSQEDVDSWKASFLRAGVYPEKDQTENEEAAPTDTFSMDPQLERQVETIRNLVDSYIGIINKSIRDLVPKTIMHLMINSAKDFIHSELLAYLYSSADQNSLMEESADQAQRRDEMLRMYHALKEALHIIGDITASTISTPVPPPVNNTWIQEASPTPQRRPPPSAAPPPNRPPAVRGPTPGPPINPSPVFGAVPHNPSPGFGAPPIPSRPGPAPAGFNNLQDPFSAPPQIPSRPARIPPGVPSRRPPGAPSHRPTIIRPAEPSLLD; this is translated from the exons ATGGGGAACCGGGGCATGGAAGACCTGATTCCCCTCATCAACAAGCTCCAGGACGCCTTCAGCTCCATCGGGCAGAGTTGCAATTTGGACCTTCCTCAGATTGCCGTGGTCGGAGGGCAGAGTGCTGGGAAAAGCTCCGTTTTGGAGAATTTTGTCGGCAG GGACTTTCTTCCACGAGGATCTGGCATTGTTACCCGCAGACCTCTCATTTTGCAGCTGGTCAACAATAAAGCAG AATATGCCGAATTCCTGCACTGCAAGTCAAAGAAGTTTGTGGATTTTGAAGAGGTGCGTGCAGAAATTGAAGCGGAGACCGACAGGATTACGGGCTCCAACAAAGGCATCTCCAACATCCCAATTAACTTGAGAGTCTTTTCTCCTCATG TTTTGAACCTGACGCTGATCGACCTTCCGGGAATGACCAAAGTCGCCGTGGGAGACCAGCCAGCGGACATCGAGCATCAGATCAGAGAAATGCTGATGCAGTTCATCACCAAGGACAGCTGTCTGATCCTGGCCGTCACGCCCGCCAACACTGACTTGGCCAACTCGGACGCCCTGAAGATCGCCAAGGAGGTGGACCCGCAAG GTGTGCGCACAATCGGCGTCATAACAAAACTGGACCTGATGGACGAGGGGACGGACGCAAAGGACATCCTCGAAAACAAGCTTTTGCCACTGCGAAGAG GGTACATTGGCGTGGTGAACCGGAGTCAGAAAGACATTGACGGCAAGAAGGACATTCGTGCTGCTTTGGCGGCCGAGAGGAAGTTCTTCCTGTCACATCCTGCCTACAGGCACATGGCGGAGCGGATGGGGACGCCGCATCTTCAAAAGGCTCTCAACCAG CAACTGACCAATCACATCAGAGACACACTTCCAGGTCTGCGCAGCAAACTGCAGAGTCAGATGCTCTCGCTGGAGAAGGAAGTGGAGGAGTACAAGAACTTCCGTCCAGATGACCCAACACGCAAGACCAAGGCCTTGTTGCA GATGGTGCAGCAGTTTGGTGTGGACTTTGAGAAGTGCATCGAAGGCTCCGGAGACCAGGTGGACACCAACGAGCTGTCTGGAGGTGCCAAGATCAACCGCATCTTCCATGAACGCTTCCCGTTTGAGTTAGTCAAG ATTGTATTTGATGAGAAGGAGCTGCGGCGGGAAATCAGTCACGCAATCAAGAATGTTCATGGCGTCAG AACGGGGCTCTTCACCCCCGACCTGGCTTTCGAGGCGATAGTCAAAAAGCTGATCCTCAAACTCAAAGAGCCCAGTCTCAAATGTGTGGACCTGGTTGTGTCCGAACTCACCGCACTGGCCATGAAGTGCGCCGTTAAG CTCACTTCCTACCCAAGGTTGcgggaggagacggagaggatTGTGACCACTCACATCAgagaaagggaaggaaagagcAAGGACCAG GTTCTGCTGCTGATTGACATTGAACTGTCCTACATCAACACCAACCACGAGGACTTCATTGGCTTTGCTAA TGCGCAGCAGAGGAATACAGCAGCGAACAAGAAGCGGGCCATGCCCAACCAG GGTGAAATTCTG GTGATAAGGAAAGGCTGGTTGACCATCAACATTAGCATCATGAAGGGGGGCTCCAAGGAGTACTGGTTCGTCCTCACCGCAGAGTCCCTGTCGTGGTACAAAGACGAGGAG GAAAAAGAGAAGAAGTACATGCTGCCCCTGGATAACCTGAAGATCAGAGACGTGGAGAAAGGCTTCATGTCCACAAAGCACATCTTTGCAATTTTCAACACAGAGCAGCG GAACGTGTATAAGGATTTGCGGCAAGTAGAGCTAGCATGCGACTCTCAGGAGGATGtggacagctggaaagcgtcctTCCTCAGGGCCGGCGTTTACCCAGAGAAGGATCAG ACGGAGAACGAGGAGGCGGCCCCGACGGACACCTTCTCCATGGACCCTCAGTTGGAGCGTCAGGTGGAAACCATCCGCAACCTGGTGGATTCCTACATCGGCATCATCAACAAATCCATCAGGGACTTGGTACCCAAGACCATCATGCACCTTATGATCAACAGC GCGAAGGACTTCATCCACTCTGAACTGCTGGCCTACTTGTACTCGTCGGCCGACCAGAACAGCCTCATGGAGGAGTCTGCCGACCAGGCGCAGCGCAGGGACGAAATGCTGCGCATGTACCACGCCCTCAAGGAGGCGCTGCACATCATCGGAGACATCACCGCCAGCACCATCAGCACGCCCGTGCCCCCGCCTGTAAATAACACCTGGATACAGGAGGCCAG CCCAACCCCTCAGCGTAGGCCGCCCCCATCTGCAGCCCCGCCCCCCAACCGCCCGCCCGCCGTCCGCGGCCCGACGCCCGGACCCCCCATCAACCCTTCACCGGTTTTCGGGGCCGTTCCGCACAACCCGTCTCCGGGCTTCGGCGCCCCTCCCATCCCTTCTCGGCCTGGCCCTGCGCCCGCGGGCTTCAACAACCTACAGGACCCCTTCAGCGCACCCCCGCAGATTCCCTCCCGGCCCGCACGTATCCCACCCGGCGTTCCCAG CCGAAGACCCCCTGGTGCTCCCTCTCACCGTCCCACCATTATCCGCCCTGCCGAGCCCTCACTGCTAGACTAG
- the LOC133514958 gene encoding dynamin-2 isoform X1 — protein sequence MGNRGMEDLIPLINKLQDAFSSIGQSCNLDLPQIAVVGGQSAGKSSVLENFVGRDFLPRGSGIVTRRPLILQLVNNKAEYAEFLHCKSKKFVDFEEVRAEIEAETDRITGSNKGISNIPINLRVFSPHVLNLTLIDLPGMTKVAVGDQPADIEHQIREMLMQFITKDSCLILAVTPANTDLANSDALKIAKEVDPQGVRTIGVITKLDLMDEGTDAKDILENKLLPLRRGYIGVVNRSQKDIDGKKDIRAALAAERKFFLSHPAYRHMAERMGTPHLQKALNQQLTNHIRDTLPGLRSKLQSQMLSLEKEVEEYKNFRPDDPTRKTKALLQMVQQFGVDFEKCIEGSGDQVDTNELSGGAKINRIFHERFPFELVKIVFDEKELRREISHAIKNVHGVRTGLFTPDLAFEVIVKKQIVKLKTPCLKCIDLVIQELINTVRQCSNKLTSYPRLREETERIVTTHIREREGKSKDQVLLLIDIELSYINTNHEDFIGFANAQQRNTAANKKRAMPNQGEILVIRKGWLTINISIMKGGSKEYWFVLTAESLSWYKDEEEKEKKYMLPLDNLKIRDVEKGFMSTKHIFAIFNTEQRNVYKDLRQVELACDSQEDVDSWKASFLRAGVYPEKDQTENEEAAPTDTFSMDPQLERQVETIRNLVDSYIGIINKSIRDLVPKTIMHLMINSAKDFIHSELLAYLYSSADQNSLMEESADQAQRRDEMLRMYHALKEALHIIGDITASTISTPVPPPVNNTWIQEASPTPQRRPPPSAAPPPNRPPAVRGPTPGPPINPSPVFGAVPHNPSPGFGAPPIPSRPGPAPAGFNNLQDPFSAPPQIPSRPARIPPGVPSRRPPGAPSHRPTIIRPAEPSLLD from the exons ATGGGGAACCGGGGCATGGAAGACCTGATTCCCCTCATCAACAAGCTCCAGGACGCCTTCAGCTCCATCGGGCAGAGTTGCAATTTGGACCTTCCTCAGATTGCCGTGGTCGGAGGGCAGAGTGCTGGGAAAAGCTCCGTTTTGGAGAATTTTGTCGGCAG GGACTTTCTTCCACGAGGATCTGGCATTGTTACCCGCAGACCTCTCATTTTGCAGCTGGTCAACAATAAAGCAG AATATGCCGAATTCCTGCACTGCAAGTCAAAGAAGTTTGTGGATTTTGAAGAGGTGCGTGCAGAAATTGAAGCGGAGACCGACAGGATTACGGGCTCCAACAAAGGCATCTCCAACATCCCAATTAACTTGAGAGTCTTTTCTCCTCATG TTTTGAACCTGACGCTGATCGACCTTCCGGGAATGACCAAAGTCGCCGTGGGAGACCAGCCAGCGGACATCGAGCATCAGATCAGAGAAATGCTGATGCAGTTCATCACCAAGGACAGCTGTCTGATCCTGGCCGTCACGCCCGCCAACACTGACTTGGCCAACTCGGACGCCCTGAAGATCGCCAAGGAGGTGGACCCGCAAG GTGTGCGCACAATCGGCGTCATAACAAAACTGGACCTGATGGACGAGGGGACGGACGCAAAGGACATCCTCGAAAACAAGCTTTTGCCACTGCGAAGAG GGTACATTGGCGTGGTGAACCGGAGTCAGAAAGACATTGACGGCAAGAAGGACATTCGTGCTGCTTTGGCGGCCGAGAGGAAGTTCTTCCTGTCACATCCTGCCTACAGGCACATGGCGGAGCGGATGGGGACGCCGCATCTTCAAAAGGCTCTCAACCAG CAACTGACCAATCACATCAGAGACACACTTCCAGGTCTGCGCAGCAAACTGCAGAGTCAGATGCTCTCGCTGGAGAAGGAAGTGGAGGAGTACAAGAACTTCCGTCCAGATGACCCAACACGCAAGACCAAGGCCTTGTTGCA GATGGTGCAGCAGTTTGGTGTGGACTTTGAGAAGTGCATCGAAGGCTCCGGAGACCAGGTGGACACCAACGAGCTGTCTGGAGGTGCCAAGATCAACCGCATCTTCCATGAACGCTTCCCGTTTGAGTTAGTCAAG ATTGTATTTGATGAGAAGGAGCTGCGGCGGGAAATCAGTCACGCAATCAAGAATGTTCATGGCGTCAG AACGGGGCTGTTCACTCCAGACCTGGCGTTCGAGGTCATCGTGAAAAAGCAGATCGTTAAGCTGAAAACGCCTTGTCTCAAATGTATCGATCTGGTCATTCAGGAGCTCATCAACACAGTCAGGCAGTGCTCCAACAAG CTCACTTCCTACCCAAGGTTGcgggaggagacggagaggatTGTGACCACTCACATCAgagaaagggaaggaaagagcAAGGACCAG GTTCTGCTGCTGATTGACATTGAACTGTCCTACATCAACACCAACCACGAGGACTTCATTGGCTTTGCTAA TGCGCAGCAGAGGAATACAGCAGCGAACAAGAAGCGGGCCATGCCCAACCAG GGTGAAATTCTG GTGATAAGGAAAGGCTGGTTGACCATCAACATTAGCATCATGAAGGGGGGCTCCAAGGAGTACTGGTTCGTCCTCACCGCAGAGTCCCTGTCGTGGTACAAAGACGAGGAG GAAAAAGAGAAGAAGTACATGCTGCCCCTGGATAACCTGAAGATCAGAGACGTGGAGAAAGGCTTCATGTCCACAAAGCACATCTTTGCAATTTTCAACACAGAGCAGCG GAACGTGTATAAGGATTTGCGGCAAGTAGAGCTAGCATGCGACTCTCAGGAGGATGtggacagctggaaagcgtcctTCCTCAGGGCCGGCGTTTACCCAGAGAAGGATCAG ACGGAGAACGAGGAGGCGGCCCCGACGGACACCTTCTCCATGGACCCTCAGTTGGAGCGTCAGGTGGAAACCATCCGCAACCTGGTGGATTCCTACATCGGCATCATCAACAAATCCATCAGGGACTTGGTACCCAAGACCATCATGCACCTTATGATCAACAGC GCGAAGGACTTCATCCACTCTGAACTGCTGGCCTACTTGTACTCGTCGGCCGACCAGAACAGCCTCATGGAGGAGTCTGCCGACCAGGCGCAGCGCAGGGACGAAATGCTGCGCATGTACCACGCCCTCAAGGAGGCGCTGCACATCATCGGAGACATCACCGCCAGCACCATCAGCACGCCCGTGCCCCCGCCTGTAAATAACACCTGGATACAGGAGGCCAG CCCAACCCCTCAGCGTAGGCCGCCCCCATCTGCAGCCCCGCCCCCCAACCGCCCGCCCGCCGTCCGCGGCCCGACGCCCGGACCCCCCATCAACCCTTCACCGGTTTTCGGGGCCGTTCCGCACAACCCGTCTCCGGGCTTCGGCGCCCCTCCCATCCCTTCTCGGCCTGGCCCTGCGCCCGCGGGCTTCAACAACCTACAGGACCCCTTCAGCGCACCCCCGCAGATTCCCTCCCGGCCCGCACGTATCCCACCCGGCGTTCCCAG CCGAAGACCCCCTGGTGCTCCCTCTCACCGTCCCACCATTATCCGCCCTGCCGAGCCCTCACTGCTAGACTAG
- the LOC133514958 gene encoding dynamin-2 isoform X2, with product MGNRGMEDLIPLINKLQDAFSSIGQSCNLDLPQIAVVGGQSAGKSSVLENFVGRDFLPRGSGIVTRRPLILQLVNNKAEYAEFLHCKSKKFVDFEEVRAEIEAETDRITGSNKGISNIPINLRVFSPHVLNLTLIDLPGMTKVAVGDQPADIEHQIREMLMQFITKDSCLILAVTPANTDLANSDALKIAKEVDPQGVRTIGVITKLDLMDEGTDAKDILENKLLPLRRGYIGVVNRSQKDIDGKKDIRAALAAERKFFLSHPAYRHMAERMGTPHLQKALNQQLTNHIRDTLPGLRSKLQSQMLSLEKEVEEYKNFRPDDPTRKTKALLQMVQQFGVDFEKCIEGSGDQVDTNELSGGAKINRIFHERFPFELVKIVFDEKELRREISHAIKNVHGVRTGLFTPDLAFEVIVKKQIVKLKTPCLKCIDLVIQELINTVRQCSNKLTSYPRLREETERIVTTHIREREGKSKDQVLLLIDIELSYINTNHEDFIGFANAQQRNTAANKKRAMPNQVIRKGWLTINISIMKGGSKEYWFVLTAESLSWYKDEEEKEKKYMLPLDNLKIRDVEKGFMSTKHIFAIFNTEQRNVYKDLRQVELACDSQEDVDSWKASFLRAGVYPEKDQTENEEAAPTDTFSMDPQLERQVETIRNLVDSYIGIINKSIRDLVPKTIMHLMINSAKDFIHSELLAYLYSSADQNSLMEESADQAQRRDEMLRMYHALKEALHIIGDITASTISTPVPPPVNNTWIQEASPTPQRRPPPSAAPPPNRPPAVRGPTPGPPINPSPVFGAVPHNPSPGFGAPPIPSRPGPAPAGFNNLQDPFSAPPQIPSRPARIPPGVPSRRPPGAPSHRPTIIRPAEPSLLD from the exons ATGGGGAACCGGGGCATGGAAGACCTGATTCCCCTCATCAACAAGCTCCAGGACGCCTTCAGCTCCATCGGGCAGAGTTGCAATTTGGACCTTCCTCAGATTGCCGTGGTCGGAGGGCAGAGTGCTGGGAAAAGCTCCGTTTTGGAGAATTTTGTCGGCAG GGACTTTCTTCCACGAGGATCTGGCATTGTTACCCGCAGACCTCTCATTTTGCAGCTGGTCAACAATAAAGCAG AATATGCCGAATTCCTGCACTGCAAGTCAAAGAAGTTTGTGGATTTTGAAGAGGTGCGTGCAGAAATTGAAGCGGAGACCGACAGGATTACGGGCTCCAACAAAGGCATCTCCAACATCCCAATTAACTTGAGAGTCTTTTCTCCTCATG TTTTGAACCTGACGCTGATCGACCTTCCGGGAATGACCAAAGTCGCCGTGGGAGACCAGCCAGCGGACATCGAGCATCAGATCAGAGAAATGCTGATGCAGTTCATCACCAAGGACAGCTGTCTGATCCTGGCCGTCACGCCCGCCAACACTGACTTGGCCAACTCGGACGCCCTGAAGATCGCCAAGGAGGTGGACCCGCAAG GTGTGCGCACAATCGGCGTCATAACAAAACTGGACCTGATGGACGAGGGGACGGACGCAAAGGACATCCTCGAAAACAAGCTTTTGCCACTGCGAAGAG GGTACATTGGCGTGGTGAACCGGAGTCAGAAAGACATTGACGGCAAGAAGGACATTCGTGCTGCTTTGGCGGCCGAGAGGAAGTTCTTCCTGTCACATCCTGCCTACAGGCACATGGCGGAGCGGATGGGGACGCCGCATCTTCAAAAGGCTCTCAACCAG CAACTGACCAATCACATCAGAGACACACTTCCAGGTCTGCGCAGCAAACTGCAGAGTCAGATGCTCTCGCTGGAGAAGGAAGTGGAGGAGTACAAGAACTTCCGTCCAGATGACCCAACACGCAAGACCAAGGCCTTGTTGCA GATGGTGCAGCAGTTTGGTGTGGACTTTGAGAAGTGCATCGAAGGCTCCGGAGACCAGGTGGACACCAACGAGCTGTCTGGAGGTGCCAAGATCAACCGCATCTTCCATGAACGCTTCCCGTTTGAGTTAGTCAAG ATTGTATTTGATGAGAAGGAGCTGCGGCGGGAAATCAGTCACGCAATCAAGAATGTTCATGGCGTCAG AACGGGGCTGTTCACTCCAGACCTGGCGTTCGAGGTCATCGTGAAAAAGCAGATCGTTAAGCTGAAAACGCCTTGTCTCAAATGTATCGATCTGGTCATTCAGGAGCTCATCAACACAGTCAGGCAGTGCTCCAACAAG CTCACTTCCTACCCAAGGTTGcgggaggagacggagaggatTGTGACCACTCACATCAgagaaagggaaggaaagagcAAGGACCAG GTTCTGCTGCTGATTGACATTGAACTGTCCTACATCAACACCAACCACGAGGACTTCATTGGCTTTGCTAA TGCGCAGCAGAGGAATACAGCAGCGAACAAGAAGCGGGCCATGCCCAACCAG GTGATAAGGAAAGGCTGGTTGACCATCAACATTAGCATCATGAAGGGGGGCTCCAAGGAGTACTGGTTCGTCCTCACCGCAGAGTCCCTGTCGTGGTACAAAGACGAGGAG GAAAAAGAGAAGAAGTACATGCTGCCCCTGGATAACCTGAAGATCAGAGACGTGGAGAAAGGCTTCATGTCCACAAAGCACATCTTTGCAATTTTCAACACAGAGCAGCG GAACGTGTATAAGGATTTGCGGCAAGTAGAGCTAGCATGCGACTCTCAGGAGGATGtggacagctggaaagcgtcctTCCTCAGGGCCGGCGTTTACCCAGAGAAGGATCAG ACGGAGAACGAGGAGGCGGCCCCGACGGACACCTTCTCCATGGACCCTCAGTTGGAGCGTCAGGTGGAAACCATCCGCAACCTGGTGGATTCCTACATCGGCATCATCAACAAATCCATCAGGGACTTGGTACCCAAGACCATCATGCACCTTATGATCAACAGC GCGAAGGACTTCATCCACTCTGAACTGCTGGCCTACTTGTACTCGTCGGCCGACCAGAACAGCCTCATGGAGGAGTCTGCCGACCAGGCGCAGCGCAGGGACGAAATGCTGCGCATGTACCACGCCCTCAAGGAGGCGCTGCACATCATCGGAGACATCACCGCCAGCACCATCAGCACGCCCGTGCCCCCGCCTGTAAATAACACCTGGATACAGGAGGCCAG CCCAACCCCTCAGCGTAGGCCGCCCCCATCTGCAGCCCCGCCCCCCAACCGCCCGCCCGCCGTCCGCGGCCCGACGCCCGGACCCCCCATCAACCCTTCACCGGTTTTCGGGGCCGTTCCGCACAACCCGTCTCCGGGCTTCGGCGCCCCTCCCATCCCTTCTCGGCCTGGCCCTGCGCCCGCGGGCTTCAACAACCTACAGGACCCCTTCAGCGCACCCCCGCAGATTCCCTCCCGGCCCGCACGTATCCCACCCGGCGTTCCCAG CCGAAGACCCCCTGGTGCTCCCTCTCACCGTCCCACCATTATCCGCCCTGCCGAGCCCTCACTGCTAGACTAG